The region ctattttctctactttcttcTATTAGCCTCAAATGCCAGATAGTCCACAACTGTCCTCTCTTGGAAAATCagattcttctttctctgaaagcTCTGGACTATTTTATAAAGATGAAGCCCTGGAGAAAGATTTGAATGGTGATCTATTAAGTgcttatatttctatacattgaTATTATAATATGGAAAGTTTATTATAGTTAACTTAGTGATTTATTTTTGAACAGATATGAGCAAGGAAATTAATCTAATGTTGTCTACATATGCAAAGATCTTAAGGCAAGTACTTACAGTATATTCTCTTGAGTCTTTATTTTACACATAGAAGTTTTCTTCTGGAAACTCCATAATGGGAAGTTTAGTTCAGGGGCTACAAAACCGATCTAGtaattataattttgaaattttttattctacctCAGTTTCTTATAATAGATTAGTTGTTTATTTTCAAAGACTACCTTTTCCACTAAACATCTTTTGTTTTGATACTCTCAGAGCTGAAACGAGGCTGGATATATTTTGTTCTCTATCAATAGATgataaaacacttaaaattttatgaaaaaactttcagaaaaataCCATTTGGTGAAGTTAACCATAATAATAGAGTGATGTTAAAgataaagtaaatatatttatgaaatatttaaatattatcaatatatatttgaAGGCTGAATTTAAATATTCTGTTGGCCTGAGACTATCATGTTTTATAAGGTGTTTTTTAAAACTACTGGACAGTCACTGTATTTGAATAATGGTTTGTGTGGCTGTTAATGTATATAGTTTAATATTAGAATTATAATGTGTAAGATACAGATTCTGCTGTGTCAAGGGACTTTGAGTAGtcaaaaatatttgtggaactaATTTAACTTTTACTGAGCAGTGTTTGTAAATTAATGAAGCTTTTTGATGTACAAAGCCATTTAAATGAAATAGCTAACAAATATAGCATAATAGAACACATCACTATGATAGTGTGTTTAGATGTTATTACTATTTAGTTtaatgtaaaacttttttttccccattagtgAGAGAGCAGCAGTAGATGCATCGTATATTGATGAGATAGATGGACTCTTCAAAGAAGCCAATACTATTGAAAACTTTCTAATACAGAAAAGAGAGCTCCTGAGACAGAGGTTTACAGTGATTGCAAACACACTACACAGATAAAATTGTGTACTTAAAATAAGCTGAGAATTTAAACCCATTATTGTTGTAATGAAAGAATGACATTTGTGCTCTGAATGCTCTCCAGTTGTTAAGAaaatgtataccttaaatatagaAGGGGAAACTCCTTAAATTTCTTTTCTCGATTTAAAAGGGGCATTAAGCTGGACATTAATATGATACATAGCTTTTCTTTTGAGAGTCAAATATTTGGCATATTTTATAAAAGTGTAAACTATTTAAATTGTATATggattctcttctttttttttcttaaacctcCTACTAACCTTTCTTAAATTTCTAAAAGAAGACTCAGTGAGTTAATTTGATAATATTTAACAATATTGcactttttcttttagaatattttgtttaaatagcAGATAGATAGCTTTGGAgatagttttaagattttttcatgGTCagcattgaaaaaaattaaaacccaaaAGTAATTTGTCCAGTTTCTCAATATGTAGTTAAACCGTGCTATTGCTATTTAATATTACCATTTGATtattttcactattattattatacattGCTAATAAAAATTTGGTTTAAAATTATTGTCTTGTggtaaaataaaaaccagaaatTACTAACCAGAACTTTATATGAATTGACTTTTTTACACATCAGCCATATCAATGGTACAGTTAATGAAGTATATATAGAAGCCTTAGCAGCTAGCTGTGTGGTATAGGATAAAGATTAGTGGTCCAGAAGTAAAAAGATTGTTTAAACAAGTCAATCTCAGTGAGTCATTTCAATCCTATTATAATTCAGAAATTGAATTCGGACTAGGAAATCTCTTAATATTTATCCAGCTGAAAAAATCCTACCTTTGTTGGAAGGTACTGCTATGATTTTATTGAAAACTTTTAatatgttatataattatatgtgatAGCTATAttgatcagatttttaaaaatcacagcacCAATTGTTCAATCATATAGATAATTCAAtctattatttgtatattttgcctATATAAGCAATCACAAATTTGGACATATTTACAGGCAGTACTACAGGGAATTTGGTATTCCTCAGGTGGACAGCATGTTTGCCTTGCCttctaaatgttaaaataaaatctcatttcATCAGATTACTATTTTAAggcatatatatcatatataataaatattcataCAAGAAAGGACTGAAAACAGTAAAGTAAAAGAATATTTACTAAAAGTATTggttattaagtggaaaaaattaTTTGGTTTGTACAGGGATATGTTAACGTCACAGGATAGGTTGGAGGTCAATGAAGATTagaaatgggatttttaaaactttattaaaaaaatgtttttaaacatctttattggagtataattgctttacaatggtgtgttagtttctgctttgtaacaaagtgaatcagctatacatttacatatatccccatatctcctccctcttgcatttccctcccagcctccctatcccacccctctaggtggtcacaaagcaccgagctgatctccctgtgctgtgctgctgcttctcactagctgttttacacttggtagtgtatatatgtccatgccagtctatcacttcgtcccagcttacccttccccctccccgtgtcctcaagtccattctctacacctgtgtctttcttcctgtcctgcccctaggttcttcataaccagttttttttaaaattccgtatatatctgttagcatacggtatttctttttctctttctgacttacttcgctgtgtatgacagactctaggtccatccacctgactacaaataactcaatttcatttccttttatggcttccattgtatatatgtgccacatcttctttatccattcctctgtcgatggacatttaggttgcttccatgtcctggctattgtaaatagagctgcaatgaacattccaaGAAGaggtttttaaattggattatgcATTATGTGTGTGCGTATacgtttctattttttttcatacCCAAAATTACAAACCTGCCATGGCTGGTCTTGTGCAGGACTCTTCCACACGTGAGAAAATGAGAGTTGTCTATATGTTAAATCTGTATAGACTTCGCAAGTGACCTTTTGTCTTTCATCGAAAGCACTTGACCTGCAGCAGTGTGGCCTCACCAGTGAAGGAGCAAAGGCTTTACTAAAGGCCCTTGAAAGCAACAGAACTCTGGTCGTTTcggatataagaaaaaaatccacttGTTGGTATGTGGTCACTTTTTTAATTGAGTAACacatagcaaaacaaaaagagtttGTTCACGTATtgacagtttttaaaacttaacgtgtttcactttcctcatcgtatacagttggcccttgaacagcttgggggttaggggtgccgcCCCCCACGCAGCTGAAAATCTGAGTATAAGTTTGTAGTCAGTGGTtccgcatctgtggattcaaccaaccttggctCGTGTAGGAcgatagtacatatttattgaaaaatatccgtGTGTCAGTGGACCCGCgaggttcaaacccatgttgttcaagtgtcaactgtaCTTTTCTAATGTTGCACTTCCCTTATGTTTTTAGCCGATAATGTACTAATTAAAGTGAGTTATACCTTTAAATTGTTCTTATCTCTACTCTGAATAGAGGTGAACCTAGATACTAAGCCTGCTTCCACCAAGAGCATTATTTCCTTGTTGTGCAACCTCTGAATTCTTGCAAGGAGTACTTTATTCATTTGTCAGCTtcacaagtaatttttttaatagcttcTGTGTGCCAGATACGGGGTCAGGCACTAGGGATAAAGCAGTGAACCAGACAGACGAAAGTCttgccctcgtggagcttacattctagtgaaggGGTTCAGATAGAAATGAGTAAACAGATAAG is a window of Eschrichtius robustus isolate mEscRob2 chromosome 11, mEscRob2.pri, whole genome shotgun sequence DNA encoding:
- the TEX12 gene encoding testis-expressed protein 12; the encoded protein is MMASHLVKPDTRNCKRPRELEPQMPDSPQLSSLGKSDSSFSESSGLFYKDEALEKDLNDMSKEINLMLSTYAKILSERAAVDASYIDEIDGLFKEANTIENFLIQKRELLRQRFTVIANTLHR